Proteins encoded within one genomic window of uncultured Draconibacterium sp.:
- the serC gene encoding 3-phosphoserine/phosphohydroxythreonine transaminase has translation MKKHNFYAGPSILPEFTKEKTAEAALNFAGTGLSVMEVSHRSKEFVAVMDEAVALVKELLKVPEGYSVLFLQGGASTQFLMAPYNLMDKKAAYLNTGAWSKKAIKEAKFLGEVVEVASSADTIYNYIPKGYEVPSDVSYFHYTSNNTIYGTQIPTPDVDVPLVADMSSDIFSRPIDISKYDLIYAGAQKNLGPSGATLVIVKDAALGKVERPIPTMLDYTTHINAGSMFNTPSTLPVFACLQTLIWLKENGGVEAMEQKNIEKAKVLYDEIDRNKMFQCTVLAKEDRSLMNVTFVMTPEYAEFEKEFLEFATAKGMLGIKGHRSVGGFRASIYNAMPVESIQALVDAMQEFEKMK, from the coding sequence ATGAAGAAGCACAATTTTTACGCAGGACCTTCAATTCTGCCCGAATTTACAAAGGAAAAAACTGCTGAGGCTGCTCTGAACTTTGCCGGAACCGGACTTTCTGTAATGGAAGTTTCGCACCGTAGTAAAGAGTTTGTTGCGGTAATGGACGAGGCAGTTGCTTTGGTAAAAGAATTACTAAAAGTGCCGGAAGGTTATTCGGTTCTTTTCTTGCAAGGTGGTGCCAGCACGCAGTTTTTAATGGCTCCATATAACTTAATGGATAAAAAAGCAGCATATTTAAATACAGGTGCATGGTCGAAAAAAGCCATTAAAGAAGCTAAATTTCTTGGCGAAGTTGTTGAAGTTGCTTCATCGGCCGACACCATTTATAACTACATCCCAAAAGGTTACGAAGTACCTTCGGATGTTAGCTATTTCCATTATACATCAAATAACACTATTTACGGAACACAAATTCCTACTCCGGATGTTGATGTTCCTTTGGTAGCCGATATGTCTTCTGATATTTTCAGTCGCCCAATCGATATTTCAAAATACGATTTGATCTACGCAGGTGCACAGAAAAACCTTGGACCATCGGGAGCTACTTTGGTAATTGTAAAAGATGCTGCACTTGGAAAAGTAGAGCGTCCAATTCCAACCATGTTGGATTACACTACGCATATTAACGCCGGATCGATGTTTAACACACCATCAACGCTTCCTGTTTTTGCTTGTTTGCAAACCTTAATTTGGTTGAAAGAAAACGGCGGAGTAGAAGCAATGGAGCAAAAGAACATTGAAAAAGCAAAAGTGCTTTACGATGAAATCGATCGTAATAAAATGTTCCAGTGTACCGTGTTGGCAAAAGAGGATCGTTCGTTAATGAACGTAACTTTTGTGATGACTCCGGAGTATGCTGAATTTGAGAAAGAATTTCTGGAATTCGCAACTGCAAAAGGTATGTTGGGAATAAAAGGACACCGTTCAGTTGGTGGTTTCAGGGCTTCAATTTACAATGCAATGCCTGTTGAAAGTATTCAGGCTTTGGTTGATGCCATGCAAGAGTTTGAAAAAATGAAGTAA
- a CDS encoding altronate dehydratase family protein: MADYIKINPTDNVIIALKDFSVGDTIEVEEQKLTIVGDVPKGHKIALTTIAENEDIIKYGAPIGHATQAIEAGEHIHVQNLKTNLSGTINYSFDQKLNELVIAERQLTFNGYKRSNGKVGIRNELWIVPTVGCVNGQAQQIIDMFKQEVNPMDIDGVEVFKHSYGCSQLGDDHVNTQKALADVINHPNAGGVFVLGLGCENNQIDHLKKFIGDFDESRVRFLAAQDVEDEVETGLEILKEIYEVMHTDKREAVPLSELNIGLKCGGSDGFSGITANPLVGAFSDFLVAQGGTTILTEVPEMFGAETLLMERAQNKGVFDKTVSLINDFKDYYLQHNLPVYENPSPGNKKGGISTLEDKSLGCTQKGGTATVVDVLKYAEPLKTKGLNLLSAPGNDLVAASALGFSGCQMVLFTTGRGTPFGSFVPTMKISTNSDLYNKKKNWIDFNAGTLLEGKTMDELLEDFVQFIIEVASGKQLNHEKTGFKEIAIFKTGVTL, translated from the coding sequence ATGGCAGACTACATAAAAATAAATCCAACCGACAATGTGATCATTGCCTTAAAAGATTTTTCGGTAGGTGATACCATTGAGGTTGAAGAACAGAAACTAACGATTGTTGGTGATGTTCCGAAAGGGCATAAAATTGCGCTTACAACAATTGCCGAAAACGAAGACATTATTAAATATGGTGCGCCGATTGGCCATGCGACACAAGCCATCGAAGCCGGAGAACACATACATGTTCAGAATCTGAAAACAAATCTTTCGGGCACCATCAATTATTCGTTCGATCAGAAATTGAACGAACTTGTCATTGCCGAACGTCAACTAACTTTTAACGGATACAAACGAAGCAACGGCAAGGTTGGAATTCGCAATGAGTTGTGGATTGTTCCAACAGTTGGTTGTGTAAACGGTCAGGCGCAGCAGATCATCGACATGTTTAAACAGGAAGTAAATCCTATGGATATTGATGGGGTAGAGGTGTTTAAACACAGCTACGGTTGTTCGCAGTTGGGCGACGATCATGTGAACACGCAAAAGGCACTGGCAGATGTGATCAACCATCCGAATGCCGGTGGTGTTTTTGTGCTCGGTTTAGGTTGCGAAAACAACCAGATCGATCACCTGAAAAAGTTTATTGGCGATTTCGATGAAAGCCGGGTGCGTTTTTTAGCAGCCCAGGATGTGGAAGATGAAGTGGAAACCGGACTGGAGATTTTGAAAGAAATTTATGAGGTGATGCACACTGATAAACGCGAGGCTGTTCCACTTTCGGAGCTGAATATCGGTTTAAAATGTGGTGGTTCAGATGGATTTTCAGGAATTACTGCCAACCCTCTTGTCGGTGCTTTTTCCGATTTTCTGGTGGCGCAGGGTGGAACAACAATTCTTACCGAAGTCCCAGAAATGTTTGGTGCGGAAACGCTGCTGATGGAGCGTGCTCAAAACAAAGGGGTGTTCGATAAAACGGTGAGCCTGATCAACGATTTCAAAGATTACTACCTGCAACATAATTTACCGGTTTACGAAAATCCGTCGCCGGGAAACAAAAAAGGTGGTATTTCAACGCTCGAGGATAAATCGCTGGGATGTACCCAAAAAGGTGGTACTGCAACAGTGGTCGACGTGTTGAAATATGCTGAGCCGCTAAAAACAAAAGGTTTGAATTTGTTGTCGGCACCGGGAAATGACTTGGTAGCAGCATCGGCACTTGGTTTTAGCGGTTGTCAGATGGTATTGTTCACCACAGGTCGCGGAACACCGTTTGGTAGTTTTGTGCCAACCATGAAAATTTCTACTAATTCTGATTTGTACAACAAAAAGAAAAACTGGATAGATTTCAACGCCGGCACTTTGCTCGAAGGCAAAACCATGGACGAGCTTTTGGAAGACTTTGTTCAGTTTATAATTGAAGTGGCCAGCGGCAAACAATTAAACCACGAAAAAACCGGGTTTAAAGAAATTGCCATTTTTAAAACAGGAGTAACGTTATAG
- a CDS encoding PEP/pyruvate-binding domain-containing protein: protein MDIDNISLSTIYKKRKNDRDIFQELMPTKVKEVLLVATLYDSYSIVREGQFSDKIFGEYLQLNLYAAPRFTSVHSREEALLILQHRDFDLIIVMAGMDKHTPVEIARAIGDMRPKTPLLLLVNNNADLRFFQTERRKLDFIDRIFVWNGNSNVFMAMIKYIEDKYNVARDTQNGSVRIILLVEDSIQYYSRYLPMLYTTVMTQTQVLVNEDATDELHKILRMRARPKVILVDNYEEAVKFINSYRRYMLCVISDVKFEKNGVEDEDAGIDLLKFTQTTRKFPIPLLLQSHDISNAQRAKEVGADFINKNSESLSMDIFNFLYRRLGFGNFVFKGMDGLPIAQAKNLVEFQEKFRDIPEESLQYHGSRNSFSTWLMARGEINLAELLMPIQMSDFDSPEELRQFCLDSFRKIRFERLRGTIVNFDSEFVSSSRFIVRLAKGSLGGKGRGIAFICNIIENIDFSKLVPEMNIRIPSTSIIGALEFDKFIETNNLYDDIYSFNDYNAIRKHFLESEFDDKIRKRLMEYLKKIKRPLAVRSSGLFEDSLLQPFSGVYATYLIPNNNADLEVRYQHLEMAIKLVYSSIFTESAQAYFDAVNYKIEEEKMAVVIQEVIGHEYNDKYYPTLSGVAQSYNYYPIAYMEPEDGFSVAAVGLGMYVVGGENAFRFSPKYPTLNASALKDQLRDTQKQFYAIDLSNPDFDLASDGEDAAIKKYRIKEAEKDGTLEHSASTYLIENDDLIPGIQGPGPKVIDFANILKYNHLPLADVLQLLLKLFKEAMGSPVEIEYSLDLEPAENGKPTLYLLQIKPLIRTEEQVEVDIEMVDEDKVFMYAEHGMGNGKIEDIHDVVYVDPEKFDKMKTRQMAQEISKLNDWFEKEGRSYILIGPGRWGSRDPYTGIPVLWANISKAKIIVEMGLPDFPLDASLGSHFFHNVTSMNVGYFSVPHNSRNTKLKMEALQKQQVLRETEFIKHVQFDKPLTILMNGRDRRVLIHC, encoded by the coding sequence ATGGACATCGACAATATATCTCTATCTACCATTTACAAAAAGCGAAAAAACGACCGCGATATTTTCCAGGAATTGATGCCCACCAAAGTAAAAGAAGTGCTTTTGGTGGCAACACTTTACGACTCGTATTCCATTGTTCGTGAGGGGCAGTTCAGCGATAAAATTTTTGGCGAATACCTGCAACTTAATCTTTACGCTGCGCCACGTTTTACCAGCGTGCATAGCAGGGAGGAGGCCTTACTAATTTTGCAACACCGCGATTTCGACCTGATTATTGTTATGGCCGGTATGGATAAGCACACGCCGGTTGAAATAGCCCGCGCTATAGGGGATATGAGGCCAAAAACGCCCTTGTTGTTGCTAGTAAATAACAATGCCGATTTGCGTTTTTTTCAGACTGAGCGACGGAAACTCGATTTTATCGATCGCATTTTTGTGTGGAACGGCAATTCGAATGTATTTATGGCCATGATCAAGTACATTGAAGACAAATACAATGTGGCTCGCGATACGCAAAACGGTAGCGTTCGGATAATTTTGTTGGTTGAAGACAGCATTCAATATTATTCGCGATACTTACCGATGCTTTACACCACCGTAATGACGCAAACACAGGTTTTGGTGAATGAAGATGCGACAGATGAACTGCATAAAATTTTACGAATGCGGGCCCGCCCAAAAGTAATTTTGGTGGATAACTACGAAGAGGCGGTGAAATTCATCAACAGCTATCGTCGTTACATGCTGTGTGTAATTTCTGATGTGAAATTTGAAAAAAATGGAGTAGAAGACGAGGATGCAGGCATTGACTTGCTGAAGTTTACACAAACTACCCGAAAATTCCCTATTCCCTTGCTTTTACAATCGCACGATATTTCTAATGCACAACGGGCAAAAGAGGTTGGGGCCGATTTTATCAATAAAAACTCGGAGAGCTTGTCGATGGATATTTTTAATTTCCTCTATCGACGACTGGGGTTCGGAAACTTTGTTTTTAAAGGAATGGATGGTTTGCCCATTGCACAGGCTAAAAACCTGGTAGAATTTCAGGAGAAATTCAGAGATATTCCAGAAGAATCGTTGCAGTATCATGGAAGCCGAAATTCTTTTTCGACCTGGCTGATGGCACGTGGCGAGATCAACCTTGCAGAATTGCTGATGCCTATTCAAATGTCAGATTTTGATTCGCCTGAAGAATTACGACAATTCTGCCTCGACAGCTTTCGGAAAATACGTTTCGAACGCTTGCGCGGAACCATTGTAAATTTCGATTCCGAATTTGTATCTTCCAGTCGTTTTATTGTACGTTTGGCTAAAGGCTCACTTGGAGGAAAGGGGAGAGGTATTGCTTTTATCTGCAATATTATCGAGAACATCGACTTTTCGAAGCTTGTCCCTGAAATGAACATCCGCATTCCTTCAACGTCGATTATCGGTGCGCTGGAGTTTGATAAGTTTATCGAGACCAACAACCTGTACGACGATATTTATTCGTTTAACGATTATAATGCTATTCGAAAACATTTTCTTGAGTCGGAGTTCGACGATAAGATCAGGAAGAGGCTGATGGAATACCTGAAAAAGATAAAAAGGCCGTTGGCAGTTCGCTCGTCGGGTTTGTTCGAAGATTCGTTGCTGCAACCATTTTCAGGGGTTTATGCCACTTACCTCATTCCGAATAATAATGCCGATTTGGAGGTGCGTTACCAGCACCTTGAAATGGCCATTAAACTGGTTTACTCCAGTATTTTTACCGAGTCGGCACAGGCGTATTTCGATGCCGTAAACTACAAAATTGAAGAGGAAAAAATGGCGGTCGTCATTCAGGAAGTGATCGGCCACGAGTACAACGATAAATATTACCCAACGCTATCGGGAGTGGCGCAGTCGTATAATTATTACCCGATTGCTTACATGGAGCCCGAAGATGGTTTTTCGGTAGCTGCAGTTGGACTCGGAATGTATGTGGTTGGCGGTGAGAATGCATTCCGTTTTAGTCCGAAATATCCAACTCTGAATGCTTCGGCGTTAAAAGATCAGTTGCGCGATACGCAGAAACAGTTTTATGCCATCGATCTTTCAAATCCTGATTTTGATTTAGCAAGTGACGGTGAGGATGCTGCCATAAAGAAGTACCGCATAAAAGAGGCTGAAAAAGATGGAACTCTCGAACATTCGGCTTCCACGTATTTGATTGAAAATGACGATTTGATTCCGGGAATTCAGGGACCGGGACCAAAAGTGATCGATTTTGCCAATATATTAAAATACAATCATTTGCCGCTTGCCGATGTGCTACAACTATTGCTTAAACTGTTTAAAGAAGCGATGGGATCACCGGTTGAAATTGAATATTCTTTAGATCTGGAGCCGGCAGAAAACGGTAAACCAACGCTTTATTTGTTACAGATAAAACCACTTATTCGCACTGAGGAACAGGTGGAAGTGGATATTGAAATGGTGGATGAGGACAAAGTTTTTATGTATGCCGAGCACGGAATGGGCAATGGTAAAATTGAAGACATTCACGATGTGGTTTATGTCGATCCGGAGAAGTTCGATAAAATGAAGACCCGCCAAATGGCGCAGGAAATCAGTAAATTAAACGATTGGTTTGAAAAAGAGGGGCGCTCGTATATTCTTATTGGTCCGGGGCGTTGGGGCTCGCGCGATCCGTATACCGGAATTCCGGTGTTGTGGGCAAACATCTCGAAAGCCAAAATAATTGTTGAAATGGGTTTGCCCGATTTCCCGCTCGATGCTTCGCTGGGGTCGCACTTTTTCCATAATGTTACGTCAATGAATGTGGGCTATTTTTCGGTGCCGCATAATTCACGCAATACAAAACTAAAAATGGAGGCCTTGCAAAAACAGCAGGTGCTTCGCGAAACCGAATTTATAAAACATGTGCAGTTTGATAAGCCACTCACTATTTTAATGAATGGGCGCGACCGTCGTGTTTTGATTCATTGTTAA
- a CDS encoding DUF1015 family protein, with protein MAIIKPFKGLRPQKEIVEELACLPYDVMNSEEAAVMAEGKEKSLLRITKAEIECPGVEDIHSETVYNKAVENFKTFQEKGWLQDDAEAKYYIYAQTMNGVTQYGIVGAAACADYENGIIKKHELTRPEKEEDRMVLTRYLNANIEPVFFAYKAVAEIDAIVENIVKGKSADYDFTAEDGFGHHFWTIDDAETNAKLEQLFEEKVPFTYVADGHHRTAAAARIGAEKTSQNPNHTGDEEYNYFMAVHFPDNQLQIIDYNRVVTDLNGLSEIDFLAELSKGFDVENMGPEIFKPSALHEFSLYMAGSWYKLTAKEGTYDDSDPIGILDVTILSNQVLDPILDIKDLRTSKRIDFVGGIRGLAELKRRVDSGEMKAAFALYPVSMQQLINIADSGNIMPPKTTWFEPKLRSGLVIHKLD; from the coding sequence ATGGCGATAATCAAACCATTTAAAGGACTTCGTCCTCAAAAAGAAATTGTTGAAGAATTGGCTTGTCTTCCATACGATGTAATGAATTCGGAAGAAGCAGCTGTAATGGCTGAAGGAAAAGAGAAATCGTTGCTTCGTATTACAAAAGCCGAAATTGAATGCCCGGGAGTGGAAGATATTCACTCGGAAACGGTGTATAACAAAGCCGTTGAAAACTTTAAAACTTTTCAGGAAAAAGGTTGGCTGCAGGACGATGCCGAGGCCAAATATTATATTTATGCACAAACCATGAATGGTGTTACCCAGTACGGAATTGTTGGTGCTGCTGCCTGTGCCGATTACGAAAACGGCATTATTAAAAAGCACGAACTTACCCGTCCGGAGAAGGAGGAAGACCGCATGGTTTTAACACGTTATTTAAATGCCAACATCGAGCCGGTATTTTTTGCCTACAAAGCTGTGGCTGAAATCGACGCGATTGTTGAGAACATAGTAAAAGGCAAATCTGCGGATTACGATTTTACTGCAGAAGACGGATTTGGTCACCATTTCTGGACCATCGACGATGCAGAAACAAATGCCAAACTGGAGCAACTTTTTGAAGAGAAAGTTCCATTTACATACGTGGCCGACGGTCACCACCGAACTGCTGCTGCAGCGCGAATTGGTGCTGAAAAAACTTCGCAGAATCCAAATCATACAGGCGATGAGGAGTACAACTATTTTATGGCTGTACACTTCCCTGATAACCAGTTGCAGATTATCGATTACAACCGCGTAGTAACCGACTTGAATGGTTTATCGGAAATCGATTTCCTTGCCGAGCTTTCGAAAGGTTTCGATGTAGAAAACATGGGCCCCGAGATTTTTAAACCATCTGCACTGCACGAGTTCAGTTTGTACATGGCCGGAAGCTGGTATAAATTAACAGCTAAAGAAGGAACTTACGATGATTCAGATCCAATTGGAATTCTGGATGTAACCATTCTTTCTAACCAGGTGCTTGATCCGATTTTGGATATCAAAGATTTGCGTACTTCGAAACGTATCGATTTTGTTGGAGGCATTCGTGGTCTGGCAGAACTGAAACGCCGTGTTGATTCGGGCGAAATGAAAGCTGCTTTTGCGCTTTACCCGGTATCGATGCAGCAGTTAATAAACATTGCCGACAGCGGAAATATTATGCCGCCCAAAACCACATGGTTCGAACCAAAATTACGTTCGGGCTTGGTGATCCATAAGTTAGATTAA
- a CDS encoding NAD(P)-dependent oxidoreductase, producing the protein MRKILIATVKPFAPVAVKKIRKIFEKAGYELLLLEKYADKQELLQAIADVDAAIIRSDKFDKEVLNAGKKLKIVVRAGAGYDNVDLDAATANNIVVMNTPGQNSNAVAELAIGLAIMGLRELYSGKPGGEMRGRTLGLHGFGYVARNVFRIARAMGMKVIVYTRYSKGAAAAIGLKVAKSLEDLYEKSDIVSIHVPARGEHIKSVSAEVLSHLKDGSILVNTARKEVINEPDLVKCMEEKPGIKYMSDLTPDCEAEFEDKFPGRFFFTPKKAGAQTAEANLNAGLAAAQQIVEFFENGDNTHQVNK; encoded by the coding sequence ATGAGAAAAATCTTAATAGCCACAGTTAAACCGTTTGCCCCGGTTGCTGTAAAAAAAATCAGAAAAATTTTTGAGAAAGCCGGTTACGAGCTTCTGTTGCTCGAAAAGTACGCCGACAAACAAGAGCTGTTGCAAGCCATTGCCGATGTTGACGCGGCAATAATCCGTAGCGACAAGTTTGATAAGGAAGTATTAAATGCCGGTAAAAAACTAAAAATTGTTGTACGCGCAGGTGCCGGTTACGACAATGTTGATCTCGACGCGGCAACTGCCAACAACATTGTGGTAATGAATACGCCAGGACAAAACTCAAACGCTGTTGCCGAATTAGCCATTGGCTTGGCTATAATGGGATTACGCGAGTTATATTCCGGTAAACCCGGTGGCGAAATGCGTGGTCGTACACTCGGATTGCACGGTTTTGGTTATGTGGCCCGAAACGTTTTCCGCATTGCGCGCGCGATGGGAATGAAAGTAATTGTGTACACTCGCTACAGTAAAGGAGCTGCCGCAGCAATCGGACTGAAAGTAGCAAAGTCGTTGGAAGACCTTTATGAAAAAAGTGATATCGTTTCAATTCACGTTCCGGCACGTGGCGAGCATATAAAATCGGTAAGTGCAGAAGTGCTTTCACATTTAAAAGACGGCAGCATTTTGGTGAATACCGCAAGAAAAGAAGTGATTAACGAGCCCGATCTTGTAAAGTGTATGGAAGAAAAACCGGGAATAAAATACATGTCGGATCTTACGCCTGATTGCGAGGCCGAATTTGAGGATAAGTTTCCCGGAAGATTTTTCTTTACACCTAAAAAAGCCGGTGCGCAAACGGCTGAAGCCAACCTGAATGCCGGTTTGGCTGCGGCTCAGCAAATTGTCGAGTTTTTCGAGAATGGCGACAACACACACCAAGTAAATAAATAG
- a CDS encoding tagaturonate reductase: MMKKLNRTNATETNSYPTRILQFGEGNFLRAFTDWIVDKMNKEIGFNAGVDVVQPLPNGMVNMLNDQDGLYHVYLKGIKDGKPVTEFSLVDCINKGINPYSEFESYKESILNPDLRFVFSNTTEAGISWEESDTLEMTPQASFPAKVAAMLYMRYKEFDGDKSKGLIFFACELIDRNGDMLKKFVLQHAEKWNLGDDFITWVNEACCFCSTLVDRIVPGFPRDEIKDIQEELGYEDNLVVVGEYFHLWVIEAPEWVQDEFPAEKAGLEVKFVKDMKRFREQKVQVLNGCHTGSYAVSYLSGIETVRDAYENLEVGSFMKELVYDEVLPVLDGTAKELKKFANKILERFANPFIRHQWQSIALNAMSKWETRNLPSLINFEQKHGMLPQKLVFSLAAMIAYFKGEANGEEYNVQDDEWIVDFYKEAWAECDGRPISIYNLCEKVLSLDKVWKQNLNDIPNLTITVSHYLFLITQVGMKKAVKAVLSEDNPLMQITIDKMSN; the protein is encoded by the coding sequence ATGATGAAGAAATTAAATCGAACGAACGCAACTGAAACAAATAGCTACCCAACACGCATCCTTCAGTTTGGTGAAGGAAACTTTTTACGTGCTTTTACCGACTGGATCGTTGATAAAATGAACAAAGAGATCGGTTTTAATGCCGGAGTTGATGTGGTGCAGCCGTTGCCAAATGGCATGGTTAATATGCTGAACGATCAGGACGGGCTTTACCATGTTTACCTGAAAGGGATTAAAGATGGCAAACCGGTAACCGAGTTTTCGCTGGTCGACTGTATCAATAAAGGCATCAATCCATATAGCGAATTTGAATCGTACAAAGAAAGTATCCTGAATCCCGATCTTCGTTTTGTATTTTCGAATACTACTGAAGCGGGTATCAGCTGGGAAGAAAGCGACACGCTGGAAATGACTCCACAAGCTTCGTTTCCTGCAAAAGTGGCTGCCATGTTGTACATGCGCTACAAGGAATTCGATGGCGACAAATCAAAAGGTTTAATATTCTTCGCTTGCGAGCTGATCGACCGAAACGGCGATATGCTTAAGAAATTCGTATTGCAACATGCCGAAAAGTGGAACCTTGGCGACGATTTTATAACCTGGGTGAACGAAGCTTGTTGTTTCTGCAGCACGCTGGTCGATCGTATTGTTCCCGGTTTTCCTCGCGACGAGATCAAAGATATTCAGGAGGAGTTGGGCTACGAAGATAACCTGGTGGTTGTGGGCGAATATTTCCATTTGTGGGTGATTGAAGCTCCGGAATGGGTGCAGGATGAGTTTCCTGCAGAAAAAGCCGGCCTGGAAGTGAAGTTCGTAAAAGACATGAAACGTTTCCGCGAGCAAAAAGTACAGGTGCTGAATGGTTGCCATACCGGTAGTTACGCAGTGTCGTACCTCAGCGGAATTGAAACCGTGCGCGATGCCTACGAAAACCTTGAGGTGGGTAGTTTTATGAAAGAACTGGTTTACGACGAGGTGCTGCCGGTTTTGGACGGAACAGCAAAGGAACTGAAGAAATTTGCCAACAAGATTTTGGAGCGTTTTGCCAACCCGTTTATTCGTCACCAGTGGCAAAGTATTGCATTAAATGCTATGTCGAAATGGGAAACGCGTAACTTACCTTCGCTGATTAACTTCGAACAAAAGCACGGTATGCTGCCACAAAAACTGGTGTTCTCGCTGGCAGCAATGATCGCTTATTTTAAAGGTGAGGCTAACGGTGAAGAATACAATGTTCAGGATGATGAATGGATCGTTGATTTTTACAAAGAAGCCTGGGCAGAATGTGATGGTCGTCCGATCTCGATTTACAATTTGTGTGAAAAAGTATTGAGCCTTGATAAAGTTTGGAAACAAAACCTGAATGATATTCCAAACCTGACAATTACCGTGAGCCACTACCTGTTTCTGATTACGCAGGTGGGCATGAAAAAAGCGGTTAAAGCGGTGCTTAGCGAAGATAATCCGCTGATGCAGATTACCATTGACAAGATGAGCAATTAA